From a single Planctomycetia bacterium genomic region:
- a CDS encoding CoA pyrophosphatase: MRPELFIDRWRVRLAHPLPGRAAQSQLAPDLSYGRHSDPPAWNARPAAVIALFYRHGKQWRLPLTVRPAHLSAHAGQICLPGGAIQDDESIEQAALRELQEEIGIPPDGVQLLGRLSPINLFVSNFSVAPCVAVTESAPQFVLDPSEVNEVIELPLERLLEPAARGHDRIPGRAIPLSAPYYEYQGHRIWGATAMMLSELAVLWQELC; the protein is encoded by the coding sequence ATGCGGCCTGAGCTGTTTATCGATCGCTGGCGAGTGCGGCTCGCGCACCCCTTACCGGGCCGCGCGGCGCAGTCGCAGCTGGCGCCGGACCTAAGCTACGGCCGCCATTCCGATCCGCCCGCTTGGAACGCACGCCCGGCCGCCGTGATCGCGCTCTTTTATCGCCATGGCAAGCAGTGGCGTCTGCCGCTCACGGTACGTCCCGCGCACTTGAGCGCGCACGCCGGCCAGATCTGCCTCCCCGGCGGCGCGATCCAAGACGACGAGTCGATCGAGCAAGCCGCGCTGCGTGAGCTGCAGGAGGAGATCGGCATCCCGCCGGATGGCGTGCAACTGCTGGGACGGTTGTCGCCGATCAACCTGTTCGTCAGCAACTTCAGCGTCGCGCCGTGCGTGGCGGTGACCGAATCGGCGCCGCAATTCGTACTGGACCCGAGCGAAGTCAACGAAGTCATTGAACTACCCTTGGAACGGCTGCTCGAACCAGCCGCTCGAGGCCACGATCGCATACCCGGCCGTGCGATTCCGCTCTCTGCGCCCTACTACGAATACCAAGGGCACCGCATCTGGGGCGCCACCGCGATGATGCTCAGCGAATTGGCAGTGCTCTGGCAAGAACTCTGTTGA